CCCCCTGATCTCGACGTGGATCGATCCGAGGGGCTCCTCCTCCGGCGGAAAATTTATCCTCCCCACGGTGGCCGCCTGCTTATTCAGCCTGAACTGGACGGCGTCTGCGACCACTCCCTGGAGCATCACCGACCTCGCGGTATCCAGGATCCTCTGCTCCCTCAGGAGGCGGTGGAAGGCGGCAAGGCTGGCCGCGCCCCCCCTCCCGCTGATGAAGCCCCCTTCGGCATCGACCTCGATCCCCGGAAATAGGGCCTCCAGGGCCCCGGCCACCTTCTCGGGGCTCTCGGTGGGCCTGACGGCCGCCCTCAGCGACACCTCGATCATCTTTATGGGGTCTTTCGTCCTGGTATTTTAGAGTTGGGTAGGCTGAGGGGAGGCGGGGGTCAGCGGCTGCTCGTCCTGAACCGCAGGATCGCCGCGATGCCGCCGAAGGCCCGGAGGAGCTGGGCCCCCTCCTCGAAGTCGGTGGATATGATCTTGACGGAGCTTCCGCTCTCCTCCGCCATTCGGGAGAGGTCGGATATGATGTCCACCTCGTCGGCTAGGGCGAGCTGAGACCCGCACCTCAGACAGGTCCCCGGAGGCGGGCTGTTCGACGATCGCGTGGCATCTTCGGAGAAGTCGCAGCTGGCGTTGGTGCAGACGATCCGGGCCCTCGTCTTCCGGAGGTCCTCGGAGAGGAGGAGGGTGTCCACCGCCCCCATCGTCAGGTTCTCCCGGACCTCCTTCTCCCCGTAGGAGGCGAGGCCCTTATCGCTCACCAGCTCCTTCATGAACCTCCTCATGACCAGCTTCTCCTGGGTCAGCTCCAGGTCGAGGAGCCGCTCCTGGGCCGCCTCCACCAGCTCGTAGAGCCCCGACTCGTCGGTGTAGGTGACGTCCAGGGCCTCCAGGATCCTCTGCTGGAGCTCGTGGTGGAGGAAGGCGCCGTCGACGAACTCCTCCTTCGTCGGGGACGGCCCTCCGATCAGGATCCCCTCCAGGTCTTTTCTGTCGATGGAGAGGAACGCCTCGGTGGCGCTGTCTCCGATCCTCTTGTAGAATTCGTGGATCGCGATCAGCCTCAGCTGCTGGAACCTGTGGCTGCTCTGCCCGCCCTTCCTCTGCTTTCCGGGGACCGAGGAGGTGAGGTGCTTTATGGCCTCCACCTGCTTTCCCCGGAGGGTCCCGATCGTCGCCTCCCTCCGGTCGAGGACGATGAGGCCGAAGGTCTTCTTGTCGGCGAGCATATCCTCCAGGGGGGTTAGGAGGAACGATGAGTCGCAGTGGTACCGGTAGGTGACGATCGGCTCCGGAGGCTCCAGGACCCGGCTGTACATGTCGGTCTTGTTTCCGCCGATGTCGACGGCCCCGACGAAGATGGCGACGCCGTTGGGAGGGGCCTTTGGGATCAGCCGGAGCCTTGCCATCACCGACTCGAGGGCGCTCTGGACGTTCGTCCGGGTGAGCTTGGACTTGATGTTGGACGCCTGGCCGTGCTCGTCCCGGAGCTGGGCTGTGACGTCCGATATCTGCTTGTCGGGGGGGATGTAGAGCGAGATCAGCTCTGTTCCCCTACCGCTCTTGCTCCTCAGGTCTTCGAGCAGCCGTTTGAATTCGTACTTCTCTTGGGCGGTAAACTCCATCTGGCATCTCCTCAAAAGGGCCCGGTATTTGGGGGGGATACTGTAGCCGCCATCCGACGGCCGTTTCAGAGGCAAGACGTGGACGGGGCTTATGTAGGTTTCGCCATACCTGCGCCCGATAGGCGCCGTCGACCTCAAAAGAGCCCCCGATTGAATCGAGGCTGCCGCCGATTTCTCTCCCGGGGAGAAGTC
The sequence above is drawn from the Methanothrix harundinacea 6Ac genome and encodes:
- the prf1 gene encoding peptide chain release factor aRF-1 — protein: MEFTAQEKYEFKRLLEDLRSKSGRGTELISLYIPPDKQISDVTAQLRDEHGQASNIKSKLTRTNVQSALESVMARLRLIPKAPPNGVAIFVGAVDIGGNKTDMYSRVLEPPEPIVTYRYHCDSSFLLTPLEDMLADKKTFGLIVLDRREATIGTLRGKQVEAIKHLTSSVPGKQRKGGQSSHRFQQLRLIAIHEFYKRIGDSATEAFLSIDRKDLEGILIGGPSPTKEEFVDGAFLHHELQQRILEALDVTYTDESGLYELVEAAQERLLDLELTQEKLVMRRFMKELVSDKGLASYGEKEVRENLTMGAVDTLLLSEDLRKTRARIVCTNASCDFSEDATRSSNSPPPGTCLRCGSQLALADEVDIISDLSRMAEESGSSVKIISTDFEEGAQLLRAFGGIAAILRFRTSSR
- a CDS encoding RNA-binding domain-containing protein, whose product is MIEVSLRAAVRPTESPEKVAGALEALFPGIEVDAEGGFISGRGGAASLAAFHRLLREQRILDTARSVMLQGVVADAVQFRLNKQAATVGRINFPPEEEPLGSIHVEIRGGPSLIDWLAPRTVDGKPIEEIELEDGDHV